From Rhineura floridana isolate rRhiFlo1 chromosome 5, rRhiFlo1.hap2, whole genome shotgun sequence, a single genomic window includes:
- the CRYAA gene encoding alpha-crystallin A chain: MVVDSLCLDDPTWTAGGKGVVSVQVLLEDGVWGASLLLRTCRLLATRSGVTLAAPCRMLCSCSKYGHVVLLLPDFELCATTLLYSALITLVLFLHSVAVQPWPLITICCATPSKVRFNKDKFTIFLDVKHFSPEDLSVKVIEDFVEIHGKHSERQDDRGYISREFHHRYRLPSNVDQPVITCSLSADGMLTLSVPKVQSNTDPSHSERPIPVSCEEKPASAPSS; the protein is encoded by the exons ATGGTGGTCGATTCACTTTGCCTCGATGATCCCACGTGGACTGCTGGTGGCAAAGGTGTTGTTTCCGTGCAGGTCTTGCTAGAGGATGGAGTCTGGGGAGCGTCATTGCTGTTGCGCACATGCAGACTTCTTGCCACTCGTAGCGGAGTCACGCTGGCAGCCCCTTGCAGAATGTTGTGCAGTTGCTCAAAGTATGGGCATGTGGTCCTGCTGTTGCCGGATTTTGAGTTGTGCGCTACTACCCTTCTGTACTCCGCTCTCATCACCTTGGTCTTGTTTCTGCACTCCGTGGCCGTTCAGCCGTGGCCTCTAATCACCATCTGTTGCGCAACGCCTTCAAAG GTAAGATTTAACAAGGACAAGTTTACAATCTTTTTGGATGTAAAACATTTCTCCCCTGAAGATTTGAGTGTGAAGGTCATTGAAGACTTTGTGGAAATTCATGGCAAACACAGTGAGAGACAG GATGACCGTGGGTACATTTCCCGTGAGTTCCACCATAGATACCGCCTCCCTTCCAATGTGGACCAACCAGTCATCACCTGCTCCCTGTCTGCTGATGGCATGCTGACCTTGTCTGTTCCTAAGGTCCAGTCCAACACAGACCCCAGCCACAGTGAGAGACCCATACCTGTATCCTGTGAAGAGAAACCAGCCTCAGCTCCTTCTTCTTAG